GAGCCGTTCGATGAATACCTTACAATCATCAATGGTTTCTATCCCAGCTCCTACCGCTTCATCGGGCGGTGGCTCATTTGGGTCCGGCGGCGGTGGCGGCGGATTCTCCGGTGGTGGATTTGGTGGAACTGGTGGCGGAAGCTGGTAAAAGCATCTCAAAAGAGATGCTTTTTTCTTTATATTCAGGAAATTGAAATATAAGGTATAATATTAGTATTGAATATAGGGGGTCATGATGGATTTTTTTAAAGGTTACAAATTCAAAACGGTAATTGCAGTTGTTTTTAAATTTATAGAAGCTGTTTTTGAATTGTTTTTACCATTATTAATGGTAAAATTAATCGATGTCGGTATCGCTGGAAATGATTTTAAATACATTTATAAGATGAGTGGATATATGTTATTGTTCACAATATTGGGTTATACGTCTTCAATTGTCTGTCAATATTTGGCATCCCAAATTTCGCAGCAAGTCGGAGGACGTATTCGTCTTTCGTTGTTTAAAAAAATTAATACTCTGTCTCTTGGAGACACGAATTTATATTCGAGCTCCATGTTGACAACTCGTGTTACAACGGACGTGAATCAAATCCAGGAAATGATTGCTAAAACAATTCGCCTGGCGGTTCGAGCTCCCATGATTATGTTAGGGAGCTTGTATGCCCTCTACCATCTTAGTCCAACGTTAGGTAAACAGTTAATGATTGCACTTCCCCTTTTTCTAGTCGTTGTAGGATTATTTATGCGGTTTTCAATGGTATATCATCTCGATGCACAGACATCTCTTGATCAAGTTGGTCATAAGGTTAAAGAGTACCTAAGTGGTGTGAGAATTGTTCGTGCATTTTCCCAAAATGATCGTGAAATTAATAATTTTACCAACCATAATAATACATTAGAAAATAAGCAGCTAAAAGTAGGATTTGTCTCGACACTTTCAAGTCCCCTAACATCGTTTATGATGAATCTGGTTTTGGTAGTCCTTGTCTATTCGGGAGCATTACAAATCAATGAAGGCATGATGACGCAGGGACAGATGGTTGCTGTTATAAACTATTGTACGCAACTTGTTATGACCTTAATTGTTTTTATGAACTTGGTGATGATTTTTGCAAGAGGGTATACTTCGAAGAAAAGAGTCGATGAGATTCTTGAACTTGAATCAAGTATGGATGTATCGGGTGAAAGTATTCTTTCAGAGGGTCCAATAAAAATTGAATTTCAAGATGTTTCATTTGCTTACCCTCACACAAATCGCAAAGTATTGAGGAATCTCAATTTGAAAATTAATCCAAGTGAGACTTTAGGAATAATTGGTCTTACTGGGAGTGGAAAAAGTAGTTTGGTGAAATTACTACCTCGATTGTACGATGTAAGTGATGGAACCCTTAAAATTAATGATAAAAACATTACATCTTATTCTGTTGAATCGCTTCGAAATCGTATCGGATATGTATCTCAAAGTGCATCATTTCTGAGTGTGACGATGGAAGATAATATTCGAATGGGGCAAGAGAGCGATATTGAGAAGGCATTAGAACATGCTGAGGGTAAAGAGTTAGTAGACAAAGGATTAGATTTGAAAGTTCAAGAGGGAGGGACTAATTTATCCGGTGGACAACGGCAACGATTGAGTATTGCACGAGCACTTGCAAAAAAACCGAGTCTGTTGATTTTTGATGATTCATTCAGCGCTCTTGATTACCTCACGGATAAGCGACTTCGCAAAAATTTAGAACGTTATTATGCACAAAGTACTAAAATCATTATCAGTCAGAGAACAAGTTCAGTTATGAGCGCAGATAGTATTATTGTAATTGATAAAGGAACAATCATTGCGCAAGGAAGCCATGAAACGCTGTTGGAAAGATGCAATCTATATCAACGCATCTACGCACTTCAAGAGGAGGGGACACATGAAAAAAAATAGAAAACTTCTTTTGTTTTGTGTTCTAGCGAGCATCGTCTCAAGCATTGCTTTAGTCATAACGCCATACTTTCTTGGTAAAGCAATTGATGGCATGGTGGGTTATCAAAACGTTGATTTAAAATACGCGATTGAAATGTTAAGTTATACAGCGATTGCATACCTAATTCATTTTATATTAAGTTGGGCAACCAATCGCATGGCAAATCGATTCTCTGTTCGATTTGTTTCGAATCTAAGATCAAAACTCATGGAAAAAATCTCCCGTCTACCAATCTCTTTTATCGATCAGCACGCACACGGTGATATTCAAAATTTATTTGTAATGGACAGTGAGCTCATTATTGATGGATTGTATCTTTTGTTGACACAGTTTCTGGGAGGGGTATTTGTTGTTCTGGTAGCGGCGTTTTATATGATTCGCATAAATGTTGTGATGAGTCTTGTTGTATTTGTTATGGTTCCAATCGTTTATTTCACTTCAAAAATGATTTCTCGAAAATCTTTCGGATACTTTCAGCGACAACAAGAACTTTCGGGTAAACTTAGTGGTAGAACATCTGAATTTGTGGATAACTACCAATTAGTTCTTACAAGTAATTATCAAGATCAGGCGATTCATGAATTTTCAACAATCAACGACGAGCTCAATAAAGTCGGTGAAAAAGCACAGTTTATGTCTGCCCTCACAAACCCTACAACACGATTGATGAATAATTTATCCTATGTATTATTAGGACTGACAGGTGCTTTTGGTGTGCTGAATCATACAATAACAATCGGTCTCATGACAAGTTTTCTAAGTTATTCAATGATGTTCTCTAAACCATTTAAT
This genomic stretch from Erysipelothrix rhusiopathiae harbors:
- a CDS encoding ABC transporter ATP-binding protein; the protein is MKKNRKLLLFCVLASIVSSIALVITPYFLGKAIDGMVGYQNVDLKYAIEMLSYTAIAYLIHFILSWATNRMANRFSVRFVSNLRSKLMEKISRLPISFIDQHAHGDIQNLFVMDSELIIDGLYLLLTQFLGGVFVVLVAAFYMIRINVVMSLVVFVMVPIVYFTSKMISRKSFGYFQRQQELSGKLSGRTSEFVDNYQLVLTSNYQDQAIHEFSTINDELNKVGEKAQFMSALTNPTTRLMNNLSYVLLGLTGAFGVLNHTITIGLMTSFLSYSMMFSKPFNEFSAIISQIIAAKASYERLQKVLDEEDQIDCTHEERLEGKTVVFDNVNFSYDGKNKIIENLNLDIKPLSKVAIVGPTGAGKSTMLNLLMRYYDVDSGSILIDDLNVDEVSRSSIRQTMSIVLQDPWLFEGTIRDNIAYGNEMASEEEIIRAAKQAGCHDYIISLDDGYDSLVTLGSKNMSLGQKQLITIARALLVDVPIIILDEATSSVDVVTERHIQNVFTQIMKSHTTFFVAHRLSTVTDSDMILVMKSGRLVEQGTHQELIERKGFYHELYMSQY
- a CDS encoding ABC transporter ATP-binding protein, giving the protein MDFFKGYKFKTVIAVVFKFIEAVFELFLPLLMVKLIDVGIAGNDFKYIYKMSGYMLLFTILGYTSSIVCQYLASQISQQVGGRIRLSLFKKINTLSLGDTNLYSSSMLTTRVTTDVNQIQEMIAKTIRLAVRAPMIMLGSLYALYHLSPTLGKQLMIALPLFLVVVGLFMRFSMVYHLDAQTSLDQVGHKVKEYLSGVRIVRAFSQNDREINNFTNHNNTLENKQLKVGFVSTLSSPLTSFMMNLVLVVLVYSGALQINEGMMTQGQMVAVINYCTQLVMTLIVFMNLVMIFARGYTSKKRVDEILELESSMDVSGESILSEGPIKIEFQDVSFAYPHTNRKVLRNLNLKINPSETLGIIGLTGSGKSSLVKLLPRLYDVSDGTLKINDKNITSYSVESLRNRIGYVSQSASFLSVTMEDNIRMGQESDIEKALEHAEGKELVDKGLDLKVQEGGTNLSGGQRQRLSIARALAKKPSLLIFDDSFSALDYLTDKRLRKNLERYYAQSTKIIISQRTSSVMSADSIIVIDKGTIIAQGSHETLLERCNLYQRIYALQEEGTHEKK